A stretch of the Tachysurus fulvidraco isolate hzauxx_2018 chromosome 18, HZAU_PFXX_2.0, whole genome shotgun sequence genome encodes the following:
- the LOC113661818 gene encoding GDP-L-fucose synthase-like isoform X1 produces the protein MENETRPMRVLVTGGRGLVGKAIERVVKQEGGAKEGEEWIFIGSKDADLTSTAETRAIYEKHQPTHVIHLAAVVGGLFMHLRQNLDFLRKNLSINDNVLQMAHEFNVVKVVSCLSTCIFPDNTTYPIDETMIHNGPPHDSNSGYAHAKRMVDVYNRACFQQHGRRYTAVIPTNIFGPCDNFSIEDAHVVPALIHKTYLAKRDGKALEVWGSGRGQRQFIFSVDLARLCVWVLREYDEIQPIILSVDEKEEMTIKDAVDAIVKAFGFTGPVIYDTSKPDGQLKKTASNAKLRRYLPNFTFTPFHEAMKETCDWFAANYDSARK, from the exons ATGGAGAATGAGACGAGACCGATGCGGGTGCTGGTGACGGGAGGCAGGGGCCTGGTGGGGAAAGCCATAGAGCGTGTGGTGAAGCAGGAAGGAGGAGCGAAAGAAGGAGAGGAGTGGATCTTCATCGGCTCAAAAGATGCAGATCTGAC AAGCACAGCTGAGACGAGGGCCATCTATGAGAAACATCAGCCAACACACGTTATTCACCTCGCAGCTGTAGTGGGCGGGCTCTTCATGCACTTGAGACAGAACCTAGATTTCCTG AGGAAGAACCTGTCCATCAACGATAACGTGCTGCAAATGGCTCATGAGTTTAACGTGGTGAAAGTCGTCTCGTGTTTGTCCACGTGCATCTTTCCGGATAACACCACATATCCCATTGATGAGActatg ATCCATAACGGTCCTCCTCATGACTCCAACTCGGGTTATGCTCACGCCAAGAGGATGGTTGACGTATACAACAG agcctGTTTTCAGCAGCATGGACGGCGATACACAGCTGTCATTCCTACAAACATTTTTGGCCCATGTGACAACTTCAGCATCGAGGACGCTCACGTTGTTCCTGCACTCATCCATAAGACTTACCTGGCAAAGA ggGACGGAAAAGCCCTGGAGGTTTGGGGTTCTGGTCGAGGACAACGTCAATTCATCTTCTCTGTAGATTTGGCACGTCTTTGTGTTTGGGTGCTGAGAGAATACGATGAAATCCAGCCCATCATTCTCTCAG TTGATGAGAAAGAAGAGATGACCATTAAAGATGCTGTTGATGCGATTGTGAAAGCTTTTGGCTTCACAGGACCTGTGATT TACGACACAAGCAAACCTGATGGTCAGCTGAAGAAAACAGCGAGTAACGCTAAACTGAGACGCTACCTTCCTAATTTTACCTTCACTCCATTTCAtgaag CAATGAAGGAGACGTGTGATTGGTTTGCTGCTAATTACGACAGCGCACGCAAATAA
- the LOC113661818 gene encoding GDP-L-fucose synthase-like isoform X3 has product MENETRPMRVLVTGGRGLVGKAIERVVKQEGGAKEGEEWIFIGSKDADLTSTAETRAIYEKHQPTHVIHLAAVVGGLFMHLRQNLDFLRKNLSINDNVLQMAHEFNVVKVVSCLSTCIFPDNTTYPIDETMIHNGPPHDSNSGYAHAKRMVDVYNRACFQQHGRRYTAVIPTNIFGPCDNFSIEDAHVVPALIHKTYLAKRDGKALDVWGSGRGLRQFIFSVDLAFLCVWVLREYEEIQPIFILFIFRFFCICTSTHFVKHISLHVVLCLLTYVTNNI; this is encoded by the exons ATGGAGAATGAGACGAGACCGATGCGGGTGCTGGTGACGGGAGGCAGGGGCCTGGTGGGGAAAGCCATAGAGCGTGTGGTGAAGCAGGAAGGAGGAGCGAAAGAAGGAGAGGAGTGGATCTTCATCGGCTCAAAAGATGCAGATCTGAC AAGCACAGCTGAGACGAGGGCCATCTATGAGAAACATCAGCCAACACACGTTATTCACCTCGCAGCTGTAGTGGGCGGGCTCTTCATGCACTTGAGACAGAACCTAGATTTCCTG AGGAAGAACCTGTCCATCAACGATAACGTGCTGCAAATGGCTCATGAGTTTAACGTGGTGAAAGTCGTCTCGTGTTTGTCCACGTGCATCTTTCCGGATAACACCACATATCCCATTGATGAGActatg ATCCATAACGGTCCTCCTCATGACTCCAACTCGGGTTATGCTCACGCCAAGAGGATGGTTGACGTATACAACAG agcctGTTTTCAGCAGCATGGACGGCGATACACAGCTGTCATTCCTACAAACATTTTTGGCCCATGTGACAACTTCAGCATCGAGGACGCTCACGTTGTTCCTGCACTCATCCATAAGACTTACCTGGCAAAGA GGGACGGAAAAGCCCTGGATGTTTGGGGTTCTGGTCGAGGACTACGTCAATTCATCTTCTCTGTAGATTTAGCTTTTCTTTGTGTTTGGGTGCTGAGAGAATACGAGGAAATCCAGcccatctttattttatttatttttagatttttttgtatttgtacttCTACCCATTtcgtaaaacacatttcactacatgtcgtACTTTGTTTGCTTACGTATGTCACAAACaacatttaa